In Drosophila bipectinata strain 14024-0381.07 chromosome 2R, DbipHiC1v2, whole genome shotgun sequence, one genomic interval encodes:
- the Pkn gene encoding serine/threonine-protein kinase N isoform X7, producing the protein MSRLVKRIRSMISPHSNRDRDPARDRDREDSASVSTFEGGVSGRKFHSLPRRYSRHSTARRSNSGLWNRLVTNVFRTESDDDFYEESNTSGAIFYTDSVNGSNYELSGEGEYIKHPVLYELSHKYGFTENLPESCMSIRLEEIKEAIRREIRKELKIKEGAEKLREVAKDRRSLSDVAVLVKKSKSKLAELKSELQELESQILLTSANTAVNSNGQEAITASVDPNGGLLVGGAVGGLGGGNNALEGGGPATANDKVLASLEKQLQIEMKVKTGAENMIQSLGIGCDKKLLAEAHQMLADSKAKIEFLRLRIIKVKQNREQADRMKATRQMLDEHGQTVAGNSSSQPQSLETTLEERIEELRHRLRIEAAVVDGAKNVIRTLQTANRAPDKKALQEAHGRLSESSRKLDLLRYSLDLRRQELPADSPAAQLLKTELQIVQQSTSPVPVTYTSLQSSHGGLLGGKPYQSVSSLGRCASVTGKLEVRLMGCQDLLEDVPGRSRRDKDNNSSPGDLRSFVKGVTSRSSSKSYSVKDETSIEIMAVIKLDNITVGQTSWKPCSQQAWDQRFSIDLDRSRELEIGVYWRDWRSLCAVKVLRLEEFIDDVRHGMALQLEPQGLLFAEVKFLNPMISQKPKLRRQRMIFNRQQAKNISRAKQMNINVATWGRLLKRNAPNHVHMSSGGTGAPPAGASPMAASFTRDSDSPISRTPSSDALVEPEPYTPGEQAQNLEFDPDAGINEHVETPGEYPDPSASGLSGMRPLSMHMQGISVLPPDSPPVTAAGAAGRPGTLNLQMPGATKGAAIQGGRTAAPTTAPPPPPVAVKPSTTTPVLDQELQQPQPPSKLHPAQKSTESEPPSAVEQQLHRPVLTLPPVVLLGGRTEEERSVPPSPLVEYPEDDDEYLYRDSQSSRLHSSHSSSAGDRFCVEARISLVHITLEPINASRTTSCLIEEVAEPDLQPEVKAVAESQSPHKVSEAYVESILLETVEKLESEVPVQVQVNQVIPQLGKLYVGGGQQQQQQYVQSSPIIQEPPTPTIYGNNATSGVPQFPQPSQRQEKQPQQQQPIYANQYELNVAKAAAAASVYTPGSNANSQQQQQQQQQQRRSVARGLQYRESGGIEAGRAGKAPNAGMLSMDNFRLLSVLGRGHFGKVILSQLRTNNQYYAIKALKKGDIIARDEVESLLSEKRIFEVANAMRHPFLVNLYSCFQTDQHVCFVMEYAAGGDLMMHIHTDVFLEPRAVFYAACVVLGLQYLHENKIIYRDLKLDNLLLDTEGYVKIADFGLCKEGMGFGDRTGTFCGTPEFLAPEVLTETSYTRAVDWWGLGVLIFEMLVGESPFPGDDEEEVFDSIVNDEVRYPRFLSLEAIAVMRRLLRKNPERRLGSSERDAEDVKKQAFFRSIVWDDLLLRKVKPPFVPTINHLEDVSNFDEEFTSEKAQLTPPKEPRHLSEDEQVLFQDFSYTAEWC; encoded by the exons ATGTCCAGGCTGGTCAAGAGAATCCGTAGTATGATCAGTCCTCACAGTAATCGAGATCGGGATCCGGCTAGGGATCGGGATCGTGAAGACTCTGCTTCGGTGTCTACCTTTGAGGGCGGGGTGTCAGGCCGGAAGTTCCATTCACTGCCGCGACGGTACAGTCGTCACTCCACTGCCAGACGCTCCAATAGTGGCCTGTGGAATCGTCTGGTCACCAATGTCTTTCGAACAGAAAGTGACGATGATTTCTATGAAGAATCGAATACTAGTGGTGCTATATTCTATACGGATTCGGTTAATGGTTCCAACTATGAGTTGTCCGGAGAA GGCGAATACATAAAGCATCCTGTTCTGTACGAACTGAGTCACAAATATGGTTTCACAGAGAATCTGCCCGAGAGCTGTATGTCCATACGGCTGGAGGAGATCAAGGAGGCCATACGCCGCGAGATTCGCAAGGAGCTGAAGATCAAGGAGGGCGCCGAGAAGCTGCGCGAGGTGGCCAAGGACCGGCGCTCCCTCAGCGATGTGGCCGTTCTTGTCAAGAAGAGCAAAAGCAAGCTGGCCGAGCTGAAGTCCGAGTTGCAGGAGCTGGAGAGCCAAATCCTACTGACATCGGCCAACACTGCGGTGAACAGCAATGGCCAAG AAGCTATTACTGCCAGCGTTGATCCCAATGGAGGCCTCTTGGTTGGCGGCGCAGTTGGTGGACTGGGCGGCGGAAACAACGCACTGGAGGGCGGTGGCCCGGCCACTGCCAACGACAAAGTTCTGGCCTCGCTGGAGAAGCAGCTGCAGATCGAGATGAAGGTCAAGACCGGGGCGGAGAACATGATCCAGTCGCTGGGAATCGGATGCGACAAGAAGCTCCTGGCCGAGGCCCACCAGATGCTGGCCGATTCGAAGGCCAAAATCGAGTTCCTGCGACTGCGCATCATCAAGGTGAAACAGAACCGCGAACAGGCCGATCGCATGAAGGCCACGCGCCAAATGCTGGACGAACATGGCCAGACGGTGGCCGGCAATAGCAGTAGCCAGCCGCAGAGTCTGGAGACGACGCTGGAGGAGCGAATTGAGGAGCTGCGGCATCGGTTACGGATCGAGGCAGCCGTCGTGGATGGAGCCAAGAATGTGATCCGAACGCTTCAGACGGCCAACCGGGCTCCAGACAAGAAGGCGCTACAGGAG GCCCATGGACGCTTGTCGGAGTCTTCGCGAAAACTGGATCTCTTGCGCTACTCGCTGGACCTTCGCCGCCAGGAGCTGCCCGCCGACTCTCCCGCCGCCCAATTGCTGAAAACGGAGCTGCAGATCGTCCAGCAATCCACGTCCCCGGTCCCCGTCACCTACACCTCCCTGCAATCGAGTCACGGCGGTCTGCTGGGCGGCAAGCCCTACCAGTCGGTCTCGTCGCTGGGCAGGTGCGCCAGTGTCACCGGCAAGCTGGAGGTGCGTCTCATGGGCTGCCAGGATCTGCTGGAAGATGTGCCCGGACGATCGAGGAGGGACAAGGACAACAACTCCAGTCCGGGGGATCTGCGAAGCTTCGTCAAGGGCGTGACATCGCGCAGCAGTTCGAAGAGCTATTCGGTGAAGGACGAGACCTCCATCGAGATCATGGCGGTCATTAAGCTGGACAACATCACCGTGGGCCAAACATCCTGGAAGCCGTGCTCGCAGCAGGCCTGGGACCAGCGCTTCTCCATCGACCTAGACCGCTCCCGGGAACTGGAGATTGGAGTCTACTGGCGCGACTGGCGCTCCCTGTGTGCCGTGAAGGTTCTGCGCCTGGAGGAGTTCATCGACGATGTCCGTCATGGCATGGCGTTGCAACTGGAGCCGCAGGGTCTACTCTTCGCCGAGGTAAAATTCCTGAACCCGATGATATCGCAGAAGCCGAAGCTGCGGCGCCAGCGCATGATCTTCAATAGGCAGCAGGCGAAGAACATCTCCCGGGCCAAGCAGATGAACATCAATGTGGCCACCTGGGGCCGTCTGCTGAAGCGCAACGCCCCCAACCATGTACACATGAGTTCTGGGGGAACAGGAGCTCCCCCAGCCGGTGCCTCCCCCATGGCGGCCAGCTTCACCCGGGACTCGGACTCGCCGATCTCAAGGACACCGTCGTCGGATGCACTGGTCGAACCGGAGCCATATACGCCCGGCGAGCAGGCCCAGAATCTGGAATTCGATCCGGATGCTGGCATCAACGAGCACGTGGAAACTCCTGGCGAATACCCGGATCCCTCGGCCAGCGGCCTGAGTGGCATGCGTCCCCTGTCCATGCACATGCAGGGCATCAGCGTCCTCCCACCGGATTCACCGCCAGTTACCGCGGCGGGCGCTGCCGGCAGACCCGGAACGCTCAACCTACAGATGCCGGGTGCCACTAAAGGAGCGGCTATCCAGGGCGGACGCACTGCAGCCCCCACAACGGCCCCACCGCCACCACCCGTGGCGGTGAAGCCCTCCACCACGACGCCAGTGCTGGACCAGGAG TTGCAGCAGCCCCAGCCACCGAGCAAGCTACATCCCGCCCAGAAATCCACGGAATCCGAACCGCCATCGGCTGTGGAACAGCAGCTGCACCGACCGGTTCTCACCCTGCCACCCGTGGTCCTACTGGGCGGCAGAACGGAGGAGGAACGATCGGTGCCGCCGTCACCGCTGGTGGAATATCCCGAGGACGATGACGAGTATCTGTACAGGGATAGCCAGAGCAGCCGGCTGCATTCCAGTCACAGCTCCAGCGCCGGCGATCGTTTCTGTGTGGAG GCCCGCATTAGTCTTGTACATATCACCCTTGAACCGATCAATGCCAGCCGGACGACCAGTTGCCTGATAGAAGAGGTGGCCGAGCCGGATCTGCAGCCGGAGGTCAAGGCCGTGGCGGAGTCGCAGTCGCCACATAAAGTATCCGAGGCTTATGTTGAGAGCATTCTGCTCGAAACGGTTGAGAAGTTAGAATCAGAAGTCCCAGTCCAAGTCCAAGTGAATCAG GTAATACCGCAGCTGGGCAAGCTCTATGTAGGCGGcggccagcaacagcagcagcagtatgTGCAGTCCTCGCCCATCATCCAGGAGCCACCCACTCCGACCATTTATGGGAATAATGCCACTTCAGGTGTGCCCCAATTCCCACAGCCCTCACAGAGGCAGGAGAAGcaaccacagcagcagcaacccaTCTATGCCAATCAGTACGAGTTGAATGTGGCCAAGGCGGCGGCAGCCGCTTCCGTTTACACCCCCGGCTCCAATGCCAACagtcagcaacagcaacagcagcaacaacagcagcgcCGTAGTGTTGCCCGTGGCCTGCAGTATCGCGAATCCGGCGGAATCGAGGCCGGACGCGCCGGTAAGGCTCCCAATGCCGGCATGCTGTCGATGGACAACTTCCGCCTGCTGAGTGTTTTGGGTCGTGGCCACTTCGGCAAGGTTATACTGTCACAGTTGCGTACTAACAACCAGTACTATGCCATCAAGGCGCTCAAGAAGGGCGACATTATTGCCCGGGACGAGGTCGAGTCCCTGCTCAGTGAGAAGCGCATTTTCGAGGTGGCCAATGCCATGCGTCATCCCTTCTTAGTCAACTTGTATTCGTGCTTCCAAACTGAC CAACACGTTTGTTTTGTGATGGAGTACGCCGCCGGTGGCGATCTAATGATGCACATCCATACGGATGTGTTCCTGGAGCCGCGTGCCGTCTTCTATGCCGCCTGTGTGGTCTTGGGTTTGCAGTATCTGCACGAGAACAAGATCATCTATCGGGACCTGAAGCTGGACAACTTGCTGCTGGACACGGAGGGCTATGTCAAGATCGCCGACTTTGGCCTGTGCAAAGAGGGCATGGGCTTCGGGGATCGCACTGGCACTTTCTGTGGCACGCCAGAGTTCCTGGCTCCAGAAGTGCTCACAGAGACCTCGTACACTCGGGCCGTGGATTGGTGGGGTCTGggtgttttaatttttgagaTGTTGGTTGGGGAG TCCCCGTTCCCCGGCGACGATGAAGAAGAGGTATTCGATTCAATTGTCAACGATGAGGTGCGCTATCCGCGTTTCCTTTCACTGGAGGCCATAGCCGTGATGCGTAGG CTGCTGCGCAAGAACCCCGAACGACGACTGGGATCTTCGGAACGCGATGCGGAGGATGTGAAAAAGCAGGCCTTCTTCCGATCTATTGTCTGGGATGATTTGCTGCTCCGCAAAGTCAAACCACCGTTTGTGCCCACAATT AACCATTTGGAGGATGTCTCAAACTTTGACGAGGAGTTCACGTCGGAGAAGGCCCAACTAACGCCACCGAAGGAGCCGCGCCACCTCTCCGAGGACGAGCAGGTGCTCTTCCAGGACTTTTCATACACGGCCGAATGGTGTTAG
- the Pkn gene encoding serine/threonine-protein kinase N isoform X1: MSRLVKRIRSMISPHSNRDRDPARDRDREDSASVSTFEGGVSGRKFHSLPRRYSRHSTARRSNSGLWNRLVTNVFRTESDDDFYEESNTSGAIFYTDSVNGSNYELSGEGEYIKHPVLYELSHKYGFTENLPESCMSIRLEEIKEAIRREIRKELKIKEGAEKLREVAKDRRSLSDVAVLVKKSKSKLAELKSELQELESQILLTSANTAVNSNGQEAITASVDPNGGLLVGGAVGGLGGGNNALEGGGPATANDKVLASLEKQLQIEMKVKTGAENMIQSLGIGCDKKLLAEAHQMLADSKAKIEFLRLRIIKVKQNREQADRMKATRQMLDEHGQTVAGNSSSQPQSLETTLEERIEELRHRLRIEAAVVDGAKNVIRTLQTANRAPDKKALQEAHGRLSESSRKLDLLRYSLDLRRQELPADSPAAQLLKTELQIVQQSTSPVPVTYTSLQSSHGGLLGGKPYQSVSSLGRCASVTGKLEVRLMGCQDLLEDVPGRSRRDKDNNSSPGDLRSFVKGVTSRSSSKSYSVKDETSIEIMAVIKLDNITVGQTSWKPCSQQAWDQRFSIDLDRSRELEIGVYWRDWRSLCAVKVLRLEEFIDDVRHGMALQLEPQGLLFAEVKFLNPMISQKPKLRRQRMIFNRQQAKNISRAKQMNINVATWGRLLKRNAPNHVHMSSGGTGAPPAGASPMAASFTRDSDSPISRTPSSDALVEPEPYTPGEQAQNLEFDPDAGINEHVETPGEYPDPSASGLSGMRPLSMHMQGISVLPPDSPPVTAAGAAGRPGTLNLQMPGATKGAAIQGGRTAAPTTAPPPPPVAVKPSTTTPVLDQELQDALHEFDFLTDLDSRPATLRRLLKDQQPMTLDPEALESLLLQQQLSEQQALQERQRQEQLRLQQFQEAQRQAILQMCEKHREPEELDQDHQLPPYTLTAPPPKPPLSLRMPSSSQSQSHSHSQCPTHNPQFQLQQPQPPSKLHPAQKSTESEPPSAVEQQLHRPVLTLPPVVLLGGRTEEERSVPPSPLVEYPEDDDEYLYRDSQSSRLHSSHSSSAGDRFCVEARISLVHITLEPINASRTTSCLIEEVAEPDLQPEVKAVAESQSPHKVSEAYVESILLETVEKLESEVPVQVQVNQVIPQLGKLYVGGGQQQQQQYVQSSPIIQEPPTPTIYGNNATSGVPQFPQPSQRQEKQPQQQQPIYANQYELNVAKAAAAASVYTPGSNANSQQQQQQQQQQRRSVARGLQYRESGGIEAGRAGKAPNAGMLSMDNFRLLSVLGRGHFGKVILSQLRTNNQYYAIKALKKGDIIARDEVESLLSEKRIFEVANAMRHPFLVNLYSCFQTDQHVCFVMEYAAGGDLMMHIHTDVFLEPRAVFYAACVVLGLQYLHENKIIYRDLKLDNLLLDTEGYVKIADFGLCKEGMGFGDRTGTFCGTPEFLAPEVLTETSYTRAVDWWGLGVLIFEMLVGESPFPGDDEEEVFDSIVNDEVRYPRFLSLEAIAVMRRLLRKNPERRLGSSERDAEDVKKQAFFRSIVWDDLLLRKVKPPFVPTINHLEDVSNFDEEFTSEKAQLTPPKEPRHLSEDEQVLFQDFSYTAEWC; this comes from the exons ATGTCCAGGCTGGTCAAGAGAATCCGTAGTATGATCAGTCCTCACAGTAATCGAGATCGGGATCCGGCTAGGGATCGGGATCGTGAAGACTCTGCTTCGGTGTCTACCTTTGAGGGCGGGGTGTCAGGCCGGAAGTTCCATTCACTGCCGCGACGGTACAGTCGTCACTCCACTGCCAGACGCTCCAATAGTGGCCTGTGGAATCGTCTGGTCACCAATGTCTTTCGAACAGAAAGTGACGATGATTTCTATGAAGAATCGAATACTAGTGGTGCTATATTCTATACGGATTCGGTTAATGGTTCCAACTATGAGTTGTCCGGAGAA GGCGAATACATAAAGCATCCTGTTCTGTACGAACTGAGTCACAAATATGGTTTCACAGAGAATCTGCCCGAGAGCTGTATGTCCATACGGCTGGAGGAGATCAAGGAGGCCATACGCCGCGAGATTCGCAAGGAGCTGAAGATCAAGGAGGGCGCCGAGAAGCTGCGCGAGGTGGCCAAGGACCGGCGCTCCCTCAGCGATGTGGCCGTTCTTGTCAAGAAGAGCAAAAGCAAGCTGGCCGAGCTGAAGTCCGAGTTGCAGGAGCTGGAGAGCCAAATCCTACTGACATCGGCCAACACTGCGGTGAACAGCAATGGCCAAG AAGCTATTACTGCCAGCGTTGATCCCAATGGAGGCCTCTTGGTTGGCGGCGCAGTTGGTGGACTGGGCGGCGGAAACAACGCACTGGAGGGCGGTGGCCCGGCCACTGCCAACGACAAAGTTCTGGCCTCGCTGGAGAAGCAGCTGCAGATCGAGATGAAGGTCAAGACCGGGGCGGAGAACATGATCCAGTCGCTGGGAATCGGATGCGACAAGAAGCTCCTGGCCGAGGCCCACCAGATGCTGGCCGATTCGAAGGCCAAAATCGAGTTCCTGCGACTGCGCATCATCAAGGTGAAACAGAACCGCGAACAGGCCGATCGCATGAAGGCCACGCGCCAAATGCTGGACGAACATGGCCAGACGGTGGCCGGCAATAGCAGTAGCCAGCCGCAGAGTCTGGAGACGACGCTGGAGGAGCGAATTGAGGAGCTGCGGCATCGGTTACGGATCGAGGCAGCCGTCGTGGATGGAGCCAAGAATGTGATCCGAACGCTTCAGACGGCCAACCGGGCTCCAGACAAGAAGGCGCTACAGGAG GCCCATGGACGCTTGTCGGAGTCTTCGCGAAAACTGGATCTCTTGCGCTACTCGCTGGACCTTCGCCGCCAGGAGCTGCCCGCCGACTCTCCCGCCGCCCAATTGCTGAAAACGGAGCTGCAGATCGTCCAGCAATCCACGTCCCCGGTCCCCGTCACCTACACCTCCCTGCAATCGAGTCACGGCGGTCTGCTGGGCGGCAAGCCCTACCAGTCGGTCTCGTCGCTGGGCAGGTGCGCCAGTGTCACCGGCAAGCTGGAGGTGCGTCTCATGGGCTGCCAGGATCTGCTGGAAGATGTGCCCGGACGATCGAGGAGGGACAAGGACAACAACTCCAGTCCGGGGGATCTGCGAAGCTTCGTCAAGGGCGTGACATCGCGCAGCAGTTCGAAGAGCTATTCGGTGAAGGACGAGACCTCCATCGAGATCATGGCGGTCATTAAGCTGGACAACATCACCGTGGGCCAAACATCCTGGAAGCCGTGCTCGCAGCAGGCCTGGGACCAGCGCTTCTCCATCGACCTAGACCGCTCCCGGGAACTGGAGATTGGAGTCTACTGGCGCGACTGGCGCTCCCTGTGTGCCGTGAAGGTTCTGCGCCTGGAGGAGTTCATCGACGATGTCCGTCATGGCATGGCGTTGCAACTGGAGCCGCAGGGTCTACTCTTCGCCGAGGTAAAATTCCTGAACCCGATGATATCGCAGAAGCCGAAGCTGCGGCGCCAGCGCATGATCTTCAATAGGCAGCAGGCGAAGAACATCTCCCGGGCCAAGCAGATGAACATCAATGTGGCCACCTGGGGCCGTCTGCTGAAGCGCAACGCCCCCAACCATGTACACATGAGTTCTGGGGGAACAGGAGCTCCCCCAGCCGGTGCCTCCCCCATGGCGGCCAGCTTCACCCGGGACTCGGACTCGCCGATCTCAAGGACACCGTCGTCGGATGCACTGGTCGAACCGGAGCCATATACGCCCGGCGAGCAGGCCCAGAATCTGGAATTCGATCCGGATGCTGGCATCAACGAGCACGTGGAAACTCCTGGCGAATACCCGGATCCCTCGGCCAGCGGCCTGAGTGGCATGCGTCCCCTGTCCATGCACATGCAGGGCATCAGCGTCCTCCCACCGGATTCACCGCCAGTTACCGCGGCGGGCGCTGCCGGCAGACCCGGAACGCTCAACCTACAGATGCCGGGTGCCACTAAAGGAGCGGCTATCCAGGGCGGACGCACTGCAGCCCCCACAACGGCCCCACCGCCACCACCCGTGGCGGTGAAGCCCTCCACCACGACGCCAGTGCTGGACCAGGAG CTGCAGGATGCCCTGCACGAATTTGATTTCCTCACCGACTTGGATTCGCGTCCCGCCACATTGCGTCGCCTGCTGAAGGATCAGCAGCCCATGACGCTGGATCCAGAGGCGCTGGAGAGCCTACTGTTGCAGCAACAGCTATCGGAGCAACAGGCCCTGCAGGAGCGCCAGCGGCAGGAGCAGCTGCGCCTGCAGCAGTTCCAGGAGGCCCAGCGCCAGGCGATCCTGCAGATGTGCGAGAAACATAGAGAGCCGGAGGAGCTAGATCAGGATCACCAGTTGCCGCCATACACCCTCACCGCTCCGCCACCAAAGCCGCCCCTTTCGCTACGCATGCCAAGCtcaagccaaagccaaagccatagccatagccaaTGCCCAACCCACAACCCACAATTTCAGTTGCAGCAGCCCCAGCCACCGAGCAAGCTACATCCCGCCCAGAAATCCACGGAATCCGAACCGCCATCGGCTGTGGAACAGCAGCTGCACCGACCGGTTCTCACCCTGCCACCCGTGGTCCTACTGGGCGGCAGAACGGAGGAGGAACGATCGGTGCCGCCGTCACCGCTGGTGGAATATCCCGAGGACGATGACGAGTATCTGTACAGGGATAGCCAGAGCAGCCGGCTGCATTCCAGTCACAGCTCCAGCGCCGGCGATCGTTTCTGTGTGGAG GCCCGCATTAGTCTTGTACATATCACCCTTGAACCGATCAATGCCAGCCGGACGACCAGTTGCCTGATAGAAGAGGTGGCCGAGCCGGATCTGCAGCCGGAGGTCAAGGCCGTGGCGGAGTCGCAGTCGCCACATAAAGTATCCGAGGCTTATGTTGAGAGCATTCTGCTCGAAACGGTTGAGAAGTTAGAATCAGAAGTCCCAGTCCAAGTCCAAGTGAATCAG GTAATACCGCAGCTGGGCAAGCTCTATGTAGGCGGcggccagcaacagcagcagcagtatgTGCAGTCCTCGCCCATCATCCAGGAGCCACCCACTCCGACCATTTATGGGAATAATGCCACTTCAGGTGTGCCCCAATTCCCACAGCCCTCACAGAGGCAGGAGAAGcaaccacagcagcagcaacccaTCTATGCCAATCAGTACGAGTTGAATGTGGCCAAGGCGGCGGCAGCCGCTTCCGTTTACACCCCCGGCTCCAATGCCAACagtcagcaacagcaacagcagcaacaacagcagcgcCGTAGTGTTGCCCGTGGCCTGCAGTATCGCGAATCCGGCGGAATCGAGGCCGGACGCGCCGGTAAGGCTCCCAATGCCGGCATGCTGTCGATGGACAACTTCCGCCTGCTGAGTGTTTTGGGTCGTGGCCACTTCGGCAAGGTTATACTGTCACAGTTGCGTACTAACAACCAGTACTATGCCATCAAGGCGCTCAAGAAGGGCGACATTATTGCCCGGGACGAGGTCGAGTCCCTGCTCAGTGAGAAGCGCATTTTCGAGGTGGCCAATGCCATGCGTCATCCCTTCTTAGTCAACTTGTATTCGTGCTTCCAAACTGAC CAACACGTTTGTTTTGTGATGGAGTACGCCGCCGGTGGCGATCTAATGATGCACATCCATACGGATGTGTTCCTGGAGCCGCGTGCCGTCTTCTATGCCGCCTGTGTGGTCTTGGGTTTGCAGTATCTGCACGAGAACAAGATCATCTATCGGGACCTGAAGCTGGACAACTTGCTGCTGGACACGGAGGGCTATGTCAAGATCGCCGACTTTGGCCTGTGCAAAGAGGGCATGGGCTTCGGGGATCGCACTGGCACTTTCTGTGGCACGCCAGAGTTCCTGGCTCCAGAAGTGCTCACAGAGACCTCGTACACTCGGGCCGTGGATTGGTGGGGTCTGggtgttttaatttttgagaTGTTGGTTGGGGAG TCCCCGTTCCCCGGCGACGATGAAGAAGAGGTATTCGATTCAATTGTCAACGATGAGGTGCGCTATCCGCGTTTCCTTTCACTGGAGGCCATAGCCGTGATGCGTAGG CTGCTGCGCAAGAACCCCGAACGACGACTGGGATCTTCGGAACGCGATGCGGAGGATGTGAAAAAGCAGGCCTTCTTCCGATCTATTGTCTGGGATGATTTGCTGCTCCGCAAAGTCAAACCACCGTTTGTGCCCACAATT AACCATTTGGAGGATGTCTCAAACTTTGACGAGGAGTTCACGTCGGAGAAGGCCCAACTAACGCCACCGAAGGAGCCGCGCCACCTCTCCGAGGACGAGCAGGTGCTCTTCCAGGACTTTTCATACACGGCCGAATGGTGTTAG